Part of the Bacillus sp. THAF10 genome is shown below.
ATCATTTCTTGTATCATGTGTTTCCAAAGCTCGAGAAATTTGTTCATGTTTACGCAACAACCGCTATAAGGAATCGTATTTTTCGTGAAGCTTCAAAGCCGAGTATTAGTGTCAGAGTAAAAAAAGAACGGACCAATTGGCTCGAGTTTAAATTTGAGATGGACGGAATCAAGGATATTGAAATCCGTGAGCTTTTGGCAGCCCTAGAGGAAAAGAAACGGTATTTTCGCATGCGGAATGGGACGCTGTTTTCTTTAGAAACGAGGGAGTTTGAAGAAATTCAGCGATTTTTAAAAGAAGCTCCCATTCAGCAAGAGGACCTTGAACAAGGATTAAATATGCCCATAGTGGATGGATTTCGATTTATCGACACCTTTGGCGGAGAAGCAGTGTTTAACTTGGAGGACTCTTTTATAGAGTTTCTGGAACAAATTAAACACCCTGATCCTGAGAGGTATCCCGTGCCAGAAAGCTTGAAGGATGTTTTACGTGATTATCAAAAGCAAGGGTATCAATGGCTGAAAACGTTAGCGACCTACGGATTTGGCGGGATTCTAGCAGATGATATGGGGCTAGGAAAAACCATTCAAAGTATTGCATACATAAAATCAGAGCTAGAAATGATTCGTCATCTTCAATCGCCAGTGCTGATCGTTTGTCCATCTTCCTTAACCTATAATTGGCTAAGTGAGATCAAGAAATTCACCCCAGAAATAGTGGCAGGAGTGGTGGACGGATCTCGTAACGAGCGGGAGGCGGTCTTAAAGCGTTGGAGGGACGTTGATGTGCTCATCACCTCGTACCCAGCTTTAAGAAGGGATAGTTCCTCCTATAGTGCAAAGGTTTTTCACACTGTTTTCTTTGATGAGGCACAAGCCTTTAAGAATCCCCTAACGCAAACAGCAAGAACGGTCAAACGACTCGAAGCCGATCACAAGTTTGCGCTAACGGGAACGCCAGTAGAAAATGCCCTTGAGGAGCTGTGGTCGATCTATCATGTGGTATTCCCGCAATTATTCATGGGGCACAGGGAGTATAGCTTTTTACAAAAGAAAACAATCGCCCGCAGAATTCGGCCATTTATGCTAAGAAGAGTGAAGGAAGATGTTTTATCGGAACTGCCACAAAAGCAGGAAAGCATGGAAACCGTCGAGCTTTTGCCAGAACAGAAGAAGTTGTATGCAGCTTATCTAGCAAAGTTACGTCATGATACCCTAAAGCATTTAAACAAGGATACCCTCAGGAAAAATAAGATTAGAATCTTAGCAGGGATTACGAGACTGCGCCAAATTTGCTGCCATCCGACGCTGTTTGTAAATGAATACAACGGGAAATCTGCAAAGTTCGAATTATTGTTAGAACTAGTAGAGGAGGCGCAACGTTCTGGTAGACGTGTGTTGATTTTTTCTCAATTTACAAAAATGCTCGAGTTGATAGGGAAGGAATTAATGTATCAAGGGCTGCCTTACTTTTACTTAGATGGTCAAACGCCATCAATGGAAAGAGTGGAACTTTGTGAACGCTTCAATGCAGGGGAGAATAACTTTTTTCTCATTTCCTTAAAAGCAGGAGGAACAGGATTAAACCTTACCGGAGCAGATACCGTTATCTTATACGACCTTTGGTGGAATCCTGCCGTGGAGGAACAAGCGGCTGACCGAGCGCACAGGATGGGGCAAAAAAATAAAGTGGAGGTAATCCGATTAGTGACAAGAGGTACAGTTGAGGAGAAGATGAATGAGCTTCAAGAGAAAAAGAGACATCTAATCGAAGAGATAATGAATCCTGACGAGAGGATTGCTTCTTCTTTAACAGAGGAAGACATCCGAGATATACTCTCGATTTAAGAAAGGTGGGGGAATGCTGTAACCATGCCAGCAAAGGAAAAACTATATGAAGTGGATTTGTATAAGCCTATTCAACGCTTTTTCGTAAAAGAGGGCTATGAGGTATATGGAGAAGTAAAGGATTGTGACATTGCCATGAAAAAAGGCGAGACTCTCGTTGTTGTGGAGTTGAAGCTGACGTTGAATGTGCAACTCCTCATTCAGGCAACCAAACGGCAAAAGCTAACAGACCTAGTTTACATCGCCATACCGAAGCCCTCTTTTAATCGACGCTCCAAGCGCTGGACCGATTTATGTCACCTGATAAAGCGTTTGGAGCTTGGCTTAATTATTGTATCGATCAGTGGAAAAAGAAAAACGATGGAAATTGTTTGTCATCCCTTACCCTTCGACCGTCATCGGAGTATGCAGCAAAATAAAAGAAAGCGAGAGGCGTTGCTGAAGGAAATGAATGGCCGAAGCTCGGATTCCAATTTAGGTGGCAGTAATCGCGTGAAAATTATGACTGCCTACAAGGAAAGCTGTGTACAAATTGCTTGTTATCTAGATACTTTCGAGGTCCTATCACCAAAGCAATTAAGGGAGCTTGGAACAGGAGAAAAAACTTCCACCATTTTAACGAAAAACTACTATAGATGGTTTGAGCGGGTTAGTCGAGGTAAATATAAGATTAGCGAAAAAGGCAAACAGGAATTGCAACAGTTTCCTGAGCTTGTTGAGTTTTTTAAAGCAAAACTAGATAGTGAGGGAGACTTTTCCACCATCTAACATGGAAAAGTCTCCTTTTCTATTAAACAACTAAACAACTTTAGAGGTGATACATCATGAATGGCACTGTTCATGCAGGAAGTGGGGCAGCATGTGGATTTGCCGTTGCGAATTTTCTTGAGGCGACGCCAGATACTACTTTAATCTTAATTGGCTTAGGAGTAATTTCCGCCTTAGCTCCGGATTTAGATATTGATGGTACTTTACGCGGGAAGATTACCTTGTCACACAAGGTAACAAAATTTATTGCGCAAGTTATAGGGGTGATGTTAATTATTTACAGCTTATATGAAGGTACACTACAAGAAAAGCTTCGAGGAGTTGGAATTGGGGCATTAATGCTGATATTTTCTACCTTTATTAAACAAAAACATATGCTGACCATCACTGGACTTGGCGTTTTGATTGGTGGTTTTTCTTTATCTGAGAAATGGATGATTCTCTTTGGTGTGTTTATCATGGTAGCTTCAATTGTTTCCCACCGAAGCTATACTCATTCGTTGTTAGGGGCAGTATTTTTTGCATTTATTGCAATCGAGTTGGAACAATCCTTAGCCATTTCAGGTGTATTTTACGCATGTTTGTTAGGCTTTGTTTCTCATCTTCTAATGGATATGAAGCTTCTTCCTGTAAATAAAAAGGGGATCAAGCTTTTCTTGCCTTTATCATCAAAAGAATTTTAGCTATTAACACTATCTCCTACACATAGTATGAGTTGCAATCGTGCTTTTTGGCTAAGAAAGGTAGAAAGATTGGAATATAAATATGTCCCCTTGACAACTATCTGAAAGTGTATTATTCTAAGAACAACACTTTAACACCTAAAAGCGTTTAAGCGTTTAAGTGTGTTAGCGAATTCGTTTTCGAGCTGAGTAGAGCATAGTAAATAAATAGAAGGATAGCTTTGTATCTAGTAATCCCCATTGCTGCAAGTTTAAGAGACTGGATGGTTGGTGAAAATCCAGGCAGAATGAAGGATGAAGTACAATACACAGTAAAGGCTATCGAAACAGATGAGTGAGCAAAAGTTACTTTTGCTAAGTAGGGTGGTACCGCGGAGCTTCTTCGTCCCTTGTTGGGATGAAGAAGCTTTTTTGGGTGTTTAGGAAATAATAAAAAATATGTCTGTGGATATCTGGAACAAAAGTAGCAGCGTCCAGCTCCATGCGCCAGCGACTAGCAAACTTCCCTCGCCTCCTTACGATAAGGCAACATCGAATCGCTTACGCTCTTCGTGTTTTCTTTATCTCATACGGCTCAGTCCAGTTTGTACGTCGCAAAACGGGCGCATTGCGCTTTTGTTCTGCAAATTAACAGTAATGCAATTGTTTAGGTGGAGGGTTCAACATGAAGGAGCATACAAATAATCAAACAATACAAATTGGCAGGGGTGCAGCATTAGGTTTGGTGCTAAGTATTATCGCCATCATCTCTGTGTCCCTATTTATTTTCAAGGCAGAGCCACATATCCCCATTTTCGCAAGTATCGTGGTGTTGATTGGCTATTCGGTCATTAAAAGGCATTCTTGGACATTTATTGAAAGTGGAATTAGAAATGGGTTGAAAGAAGGACTTATTCCAATCTTTTTATTTCTCTTAATTGGCATTCTCATTGCTGTATGGATGCAATCTGGTACTATTCCGACCCTAGTTTACTACGGTGGACAGCTAATGTCTGTTTCATTCTTTCTTCCTAGTGTGTTTATAATCACAGCAATCATAGGAATTTGTATCGGAAGTTCCTTTACAACTGCAGCCACGGTTGGAGTAGCCTTCATTGCACTTGGATCTGGAATGGGCTTTAATCCTGCAATTGTTGCTGGTGCCATCATTTCAGGTGCACTATTAGGAGATAAAATGTCTCCACTTTCAGATACAACGAACATTGCTTCTGCAGTCAGTAAAGTGGACTTGTTTGAACATATTCGTCATATGCTTTG
Proteins encoded:
- a CDS encoding DEAD/DEAH box helicase — its product is MDIQLNEKIMKERCGSVSFKKGEEFYRKGKVTIQYRDEKKCEAMVSGVEDFEVVLHAMAEEDFEAYCSCPKLASVKNDCQHVAAVLHTLLKEEKSSTLSEEVFHLFARGAPATGHQKHFEHRTLMELSFQLQIAQPNSLLTLTLSLNGKQVRDIRELLFAISTGTPYEQFDATTQCFKQVENEVVQELVSIVLQEGQTTNEEKHALVIPPFAFSSLVRLLHKVDDATINNIPLKISEQHLDLRFHFERKTAKGYVLKVDGLRKMTVFPSYHAALTDTELVLFSADDTKRLAELKRMIDHSKTSEIPIPEEQAILFMEKVIPGLRSLGTVTLDPSVTSRFSKTPLVAKFYIDRVKDRLLASLEFKYDQIVINPLDQRAESVMVMREREKENQILDLLEESKFAKSEQGFYLHNEELEYHFLYHVFPKLEKFVHVYATTAIRNRIFREASKPSISVRVKKERTNWLEFKFEMDGIKDIEIRELLAALEEKKRYFRMRNGTLFSLETREFEEIQRFLKEAPIQQEDLEQGLNMPIVDGFRFIDTFGGEAVFNLEDSFIEFLEQIKHPDPERYPVPESLKDVLRDYQKQGYQWLKTLATYGFGGILADDMGLGKTIQSIAYIKSELEMIRHLQSPVLIVCPSSLTYNWLSEIKKFTPEIVAGVVDGSRNEREAVLKRWRDVDVLITSYPALRRDSSSYSAKVFHTVFFDEAQAFKNPLTQTARTVKRLEADHKFALTGTPVENALEELWSIYHVVFPQLFMGHREYSFLQKKTIARRIRPFMLRRVKEDVLSELPQKQESMETVELLPEQKKLYAAYLAKLRHDTLKHLNKDTLRKNKIRILAGITRLRQICCHPTLFVNEYNGKSAKFELLLELVEEAQRSGRRVLIFSQFTKMLELIGKELMYQGLPYFYLDGQTPSMERVELCERFNAGENNFFLISLKAGGTGLNLTGADTVILYDLWWNPAVEEQAADRAHRMGQKNKVEVIRLVTRGTVEEKMNELQEKKRHLIEEIMNPDERIASSLTEEDIRDILSI
- a CDS encoding DUF2161 domain-containing phosphodiesterase; this translates as MPAKEKLYEVDLYKPIQRFFVKEGYEVYGEVKDCDIAMKKGETLVVVELKLTLNVQLLIQATKRQKLTDLVYIAIPKPSFNRRSKRWTDLCHLIKRLELGLIIVSISGKRKTMEIVCHPLPFDRHRSMQQNKRKREALLKEMNGRSSDSNLGGSNRVKIMTAYKESCVQIACYLDTFEVLSPKQLRELGTGEKTSTILTKNYYRWFERVSRGKYKISEKGKQELQQFPELVEFFKAKLDSEGDFSTI
- a CDS encoding metal-dependent hydrolase; amino-acid sequence: MNGTVHAGSGAACGFAVANFLEATPDTTLILIGLGVISALAPDLDIDGTLRGKITLSHKVTKFIAQVIGVMLIIYSLYEGTLQEKLRGVGIGALMLIFSTFIKQKHMLTITGLGVLIGGFSLSEKWMILFGVFIMVASIVSHRSYTHSLLGAVFFAFIAIELEQSLAISGVFYACLLGFVSHLLMDMKLLPVNKKGIKLFLPLSSKEF